A stretch of Marinobacter sp. F4206 DNA encodes these proteins:
- a CDS encoding phasin family protein, producing the protein MSDEHDKNPENDPQLAAKIKDSARQIWLAGLGAYTKAEEDTGRFFDRLVQEGEQLENKTRGVVEKQIKSVEDRVGDVRERATGTWDKLETLFDERVSGALRRLGIHRREEIEALERRIEALESELLRLRRDGRDEEE; encoded by the coding sequence CTGACGAACACGACAAGAATCCGGAAAACGATCCGCAACTGGCGGCCAAGATCAAGGATTCGGCGCGCCAGATATGGCTTGCCGGCCTCGGAGCATATACCAAGGCTGAGGAGGACACGGGCCGGTTTTTCGATCGCCTGGTGCAGGAAGGCGAGCAACTCGAAAACAAGACCCGGGGCGTGGTCGAGAAACAGATCAAGTCCGTCGAAGACCGGGTGGGCGATGTCAGAGAACGCGCCACCGGCACCTGGGACAAGCTGGAAACGCTGTTCGATGAGCGCGTATCCGGTGCTCTCAGGCGTCTGGGCATTCATCGTCGAGAGGAGATAGAGGCACTGGAACGCCGGATCGAGGCCCTGGAAAGCGAGCTGCTGAGGCTGCGCAGGGACGGTAGGGACGAAGAGGAATAG